The genomic stretch CGCAGGAGACAGCCTGCTCGGTCCCCGGGGCGACCGGTTGCGCGGCCACGAGTTTCACTACTCTGATATCTCCTTTGTGCCGGGAGTTGCACCGAGTCCTGCCTTTATCCTCACCAAGACGAGCACGGCCGGGGAAAACCCGGAGAGCCGCCCAGACGGCTACAGCCGGGGCAGCTTGACCGCTTCGTATTTTCATTTTCACTTTTCCGCCTTTTCGGCGGCGATGGACCATTTTGTCGATCGGCTGTCCAGCGGCCGTCTTAGCGCCGCTGCGCCAACTACAAGGCCTGCGGCCAGCCGGCAGGGTCGCTTCGTCCTACAGGGGGGGAGCGGACCATGACGCCGGGGCTGATCCAGGTCTATACGGGCGATGGCAAAGGGAAGACAACAGCCGCCTTCGGGCTCTGCCTGCGCGCAGCCGGCCACGGTAAGCGTTGCGAGATCATCCAGTTTCAAAAGGGCAGCGCCTATATGGGGGAACTGTACGCGATCCAGCGCGTGCCGGAGATCACCATCACCCAGTTCGGCTGGGGCTGTCCCCGGTCGGCGCTGATCCGTTCGGGCATAGCCCACTGTGTCAACTGCGGCGACTGTTTCCGTCGCAACCGGGCGCCGGACAATCCCTTGCCGCGACTCGGCCTCGCCTACGCTGGCGAGGTGCTGCGGGAAGGTCGTGCCGAACTGGTTGTCCTCGACGAGGTAAGCTACATCATGAAGCGGGGCTATGTGACCGTCGATGAGGTGCTGTCCCTGTTGAACCGTCGCCG from Heliomicrobium modesticaldum Ice1 encodes the following:
- a CDS encoding cob(I)yrinic acid a,c-diamide adenosyltransferase yields the protein MTPGLIQVYTGDGKGKTTAAFGLCLRAAGHGKRCEIIQFQKGSAYMGELYAIQRVPEITITQFGWGCPRSALIRSGIAHCVNCGDCFRRNRAPDNPLPRLGLAYAGEVLREGRAELVVLDEVSYIMKRGYVTVDEVLSLLNRRREGTEVVLTGRRMPPEIIEQAHLVTELVPQKHPLADGVSPSRRGIEY